From the Oncorhynchus gorbuscha isolate QuinsamMale2020 ecotype Even-year unplaced genomic scaffold, OgorEven_v1.0 Un_scaffold_81:::fragment_6:::debris, whole genome shotgun sequence genome, the window gccactgctccaaaaccgccataaaaagccggACTACGgtgtgcaactgcacatggggacaaagatcgtactttttgttgAAATGCCttctggtctgaggaaacaaaaaatagaactgtttggccataatgaccatctttatgtttggaggcttgcaagctgaagaacaccatcccaaccgtgaagcacgagggtggcagcattatgttgtgggagtgctttgctgcaggagtgactggtgcacttcacaaaatagatgacatcatgagggaggaagattatgtggatatattgaagcaacatcccaagacatcagtctggactttaaagcttggttgcaaatgggtcttccaaatgcacaatagccccaagcatacttctaaagttgtggcaaaatggctatattaagaacaacaaagtcaaggtattggagtggccatcacaaaaccctgacttcaatcctatagaacatttgtgggcagaactgaaaagtgtgtgcgagcatggaggccgacaaacctgactcagttacaccagctctgtcaggaggaatgggacaaaattcaccctacagtttgtgggaatcttgtggaaggctccctgaAAGGTTTGACCCAAGAAAAACTATTTAAACCTGTTAGAGACACCCGTTCCCATTTGGGAAcgcgcccccacccccccagctggaatgtggcgcagggaacgcaagaaatattcctaaaaatatttaacctccacacattaacaagtaaaatagctcaaatgaaagataaacaagttgtttatctagccagcaagtcagatttctaaaatgttttacggcgaaaacatagcacatatttatgtcaaaccaccaccgcagacatagctcattagcatagccaagtaggaaaaaatatgcaatcaacaaacgcaggataaaaaaaaaatcatttcactaaccttttgaaatcttcatcagatgacagtaatataacatgttacacagtacattcattttttttcaataatatgctatatatatatccataaatctctgtttacaattacgcatcgttcaaaaaatgctactaaaatgtcctgagaaatgaaatagctccggcagataacgtcagctaacaaggaatacacatcataaactttgactaaatatgcatgttttacatatgtatagcaagatacacttcttctaaatgcaattgctgtgttacatttaattttaactTTACATTtttgcgttcactaggctataatagggagtcggcgctcccacattagcataatgactcctctatcttggagtcgacagaaactcaaaattaatacataaatattcccttacctttgttgttcttccatcaaacgacctggaagggattatacttaccaaaccagcatttagttttcaagtctgcgtctttcggttctcaaaatacccacatttcggtcgaaatgtacgcaaaattgaagtgggagcgcaccaaaacgttgaaattatatattatatgtcgagttaacttgtcaaactaacttcataatcaagctttaacatgttataaagctgtacagcaattttgagaacaaacagaaacacaggcaccgttcaatcgatcttggaaaaaagagagGACTTGACCACTGCGCACAGAAAAGTGACAGGTGTTTTTGAGTGACTGGGAGCTTACCGTGTCCTCAAACTCTTGCGAgcgggcgattctcacaatgagaagccccattgaaagctgagatcaagCTGAACACGTGGAGACTGTTCCGTGGAGACTGTTCCGGGAGCTGTAACTGTTTGGGGAGGGTgtttgcgatgacgtcaaaggtggcccaacttttcagatgagaagagatagtttgggagaatgcatattttgagagttctgctttacatagagacaaaatgtaaacggttttaaaagctttagagtgttttctattcaataatattttgtatttgcatatattagcaacttttgacaaaaaataattatgtttactatgggcacgcaattactcagCGGGGgtagtagacagccctatccctaaaaggttttaaaggcaatgctaccaaataccaattgagtgtatgtcaacttctgacctcctgggaatgtaatgaaagaaagaaatgctgaaataaataattatcttgactattattctgacatttcacattcttaaaataaagtggtgatcctaactgacctaaaacagggattttttactgggattaaatgttgGGAATTGTGAAAACCCAAgttgaatgtatttggctaaggtgtatgtaaactttcgattTCAACTGTATACGCGGACACTGTGAATGacttcatcaggaagtgtatatgTGATTTTGTTCCAACTGTGACTaataaaacctacccaaaccagaaaccttggatagatggcagcatccgtttaaaactgaaagcgcaaacaactttatttaaccatttcaaggtgactgggaatatggttgaataccagcagtgtagttattccctctgtaaAGATATCAAATtggcaaaacgtcagtacagtGGATGCCAGCCCAGACGGTCTAGCAgcttcctcagagcatgcgcagaccagctggcttgagtatttacattcatattcaatctctccctatcccagtctgctgtccccacttgcttcaagatgtccaccattgctCTTGTACACAAGAAAGTAAAGGTAacagaactaaatgactaccaccccttagcactcacttctgtcatcatgaagtgcttgaagaggctagttaaggatcaaaTGATCTCTACcttacaccctagacccacttcaatttgcatagaTCGACAGACAatgcaattgccatcacactgcacactgccctatccctgGACTTCAGGGAACAGCAGTGGGTTGcatgcccctatccacatcgacaggaccgcAGTGCAGAAGGTGAAAGGCTTCAAGTtcatcggcgtacacatcactgacaatctgaaattgtccacccacacagacagtgtggtgaagaaggcgcaactgTACAAAACAGGTTCACcaagagagagactgaaaaacagcttctatctcaagaccatcagactgttaaatagccatcactagccgtcTACCACCCGGATGCTCAACtgaatatatgtatatactgtattctattctactgtattttagtcaatgccactctgacattgctcgtcctaatatttatttatttcttatttccattattttaaatatgtgtgtattgttagatactactgcactattggcactaggaacacaagcatttcactaaacccgcaataacatctgctaaatatgtgtatgtgactaataaaatttgatttgatttcacacatattatctaGATAGTGACTGTTAGGACTTGGTGGTCAgtagcagcttcccacaataatggaATTTAGGTTAGGCAGattaacctgtagccatattatttCCACAGTATTTAATATGAGATTTTTTATAAGCTTTcaaggaatgtggttctgaatgtAGACTGCAACACCACCCCATTGATATTTCTGTCCAttatgtagatgttataaccatgtattgcttcCACTGTATTTTCAAaaaattatctaagtgagtttcagaatATGTATGTAATCTTTTACTAGCAAGTTTTTGATTTCATGAACattgtttcttaggctacatacAGTGCATTGGAAAGTATTCCAACcccattactttttccacattatgttacattaccgccttattctaaaatggatacgaTCGTtttccccccatcaatctacacacagtaccccataatgataaaagcaaaaacaggtatttattatatttacattcagaccttttactcagaactttgttgaagcacctttcgcagcgattacagcctcaagtattcttgggtatgacgctacaagcttggcacaactgtatttggggagtttctcccattcaactctgcagatcctctcaagctctgtcaggttgtatggggagcatcgctgcagaGCTATTTTGACGTCTCTCCAGAGAcatttgatcaggttcaagtccgggctctgcctGAGCCACTCAAAGATTTTTGGAGactgtcctgaagccactcctgcattgtctaggctgtgtgcttggggttgttgtcctattagaaggtgaacctttgcccgaCTCTGAGGACCTGAGTGCTCTGCAGCAAGTTTTCACcaaggatcgctctgtactttgtgtatttttttattttattttacctttatttaaccaggcaagtcagttaagaacaaattcttattttcaatgacggcctaggaacagtgggttaactgcctgttcaggggcagaacggcagatttgtaccttgtcagctcggggatttgaacttgcaaccttccggttactagtccaacgctctaaccactaggctaccctgccgcccctattctagacatgatgcttggcattcaggccaaagagtagaatctttgtttcatcagaccagagaatcttgtttctcatggtctgaaagtctttaggtgccttttgacaaactccaagcaggctgtgatgtgccttttactgagagtggctatcatgtgcattttactgaggattggcttctgtctggccactctaccataaaggccttattggtggagtgctgcagagatggttgtccttctggaatgttcttccatctccacagaggaactctggagctctttcagtgacagtttggttcttggtcacctccctgaccaaggctctacTCCCCCCGATTGATCTGTTTGGCCAggttgccagctctaggaagtccttaaatgctgcagaaatgttttagtacccttccccagatctgtgcctcaacataatcctgtctcagagctctacggacaattccttcgacctcatggttttgtttttgctctgacattcactgtcaactgtgggaccttatatagaatgGAATGTgaatttccaaatcatgtccaatcaatttaattgaccatagatggactctaatcaagttgaggaaacatctcaaggacgatcaatggaaacaggatacacacGTCTcataggggtctgaatacttgtgtattTTTGGTCTGCAGTCCTCTGCACGTAAACAGTTGCTACATTGAAAGTTTGGGCAGTCAACATTGTCTCAGAATAAAGCAAAAATAAACACAGCTCCTGCACCATTGAAAATGTTCAATAATGACCTCCATCTGAGAAATACGGCCAGCTAGgcttctgtgtctctcttcttACAGGATAAACAACTGAACAAAAAGAGTTCACAATAATGGCAAAATCCAAAACGCAGAAATATGTTTCCTCCTTTAAATCCACACGAAAGCAGTGTCTTTGCACATACTGTTGGTCACAGCATCAGTTAATGTTGGTAGCCATACAATGCAGTTCCAGCCAGGTCATGTTGCAGGGAAAAGGCAACAGGCAGCAGGGAATCCAGCCACAATTAGTGTGGGAAACCTCTGAGGTCCCAGACACAAGGGTTGGGAAACCTTGCTAGCTTGATACTGATAGCTACCAGCTAGGCTAGTAGCTAAGCTACGGTAAACAACTTCAGGCTTTTTGGTCTGGCAGGATCCCGGGACAGATTGTAGCTGTCACAGCAGCTGAGGCTAACCGCGATGCAGGACCCAAAGTAAAAAAGTATGTAAATAAAACTTTGCCAGGAGACACTGTCGCAACTTTCAAAAACAATAAACTGAGGAGACAAAGTTTTTAGGGATTGAGGCTAATAATACCCTACAACAGTTGCCCCCACCACTGTGATAGAGGCAACCACTGGTAAGAGGCATGAAACCTTAGTAATTGCtcaacacaatacattattttacTGCAGTCTCCCTTCATCAGAACATTCAGCAGAAATCTCCTCATGGGCTGGTAGGTTTTATGTTGATAGCAGATCGTACTGCAGTTCATTTTTATGGATTTGATTAATTAGCTGATTAGTTAATTTAGGTCTTATATCGTCTCCCTTCTGTCCCCCAGGATCCGGGTtcaatgtgtttgtttatttCCAACTTGCTGAAGTCTTCATTCTGCTGACAATCTGTCTAGGATCATACTTGTTTTACAAGAAGAAGACCTGTCCTCAAGAACAAGGTCAGTAATGCATCACTGTAACTTTGTTTAATGTATTTTGTCTGATAAGTAACATTGTATTATTATTCTTAATTCGCTCcccccccgccctctctctctctctctctctctctctctctctctctctctctctctctctctctctctctctctctctctctctctctctctctctctctctctctctctctctctctctctctctctctctctctctctctctctctctctctctctctctctctctctctctctctctctctctctctctctctctctctctctctctctctctctcgctcactctctttttctctctctccagatgatggTGAGTAAGCAGAGTGTTTGCAGTCTCTCAGGTTGATCACAGTGGGACTCTGAGAGGGGTGTTGATGTCATGAGTTGCCATGGAGACCACGACTAATGATGATGTTATACTGCTTATTGCTGTTTTACTCTTAATCAAGCTCAAACTCAAAGCACAGTCACGTATTTAGTTCTTTTGACATACGTCTTCATAGTTTTATAATGTTCCTTCAGACCTGCCCTTAACAAAGTAATAATGAAGGATCCATGTGATGGTATTTATTTAATGGATTTTAACTCTTGAATTGTAGTGTTTTAGCGGTTTTTCATTTGTACATACAGTTTTTTATAAACTAATGAAAATGCTATTGTGTTTTtgaaaaatacattttctttCGTATTCAATTGTGACCTAAGGCATTCACAAACAGATGTTTATTTTGCGATAGCAAATATGTAGAGTTCAAAAGGTACCTGCACTCAAAACTATGAAAAGGAATGCAAAAATAATGCACTTAATTTAATCAATGCTCAAAAGAATTACAAAAAGGTTCTAGAAAACAAAAACAGAGGATGCATTTTGACCACATGTTTTTATTAGTGCTGGGGAACTGTAACAGACACTTCCATTCTTACTGTAACTTCATCATGTTTTGATTTGATGTGGTATTTGTGCGATTTTGAATGCATTGAAATAAAATCAAGCTACTTTTGAAACATTCTGGACCTTCAGAATGGCACCAAAGGAGATGACTgtcgttgtcatgctggtgaaagaggacccaaaagcgacttggcgaaaacagagtctttaatccagtaaagtaaatacaatcaaaaaaacacaactttcactcgaaatgacgaggacaaactggagactcgatcttgaacagcaggtgaacagcaggttgcctcgggaaggcacttgaaccaaacagactcagacacctgctcaccacgcagcatctgaggaaaacacgacacgacagggcgatacacaaacacagcacggtgaattctagacaaggaaccgacggggcagaaacgaataacaaggagagaaatagggactctaatcagggaaaaggatcgggaacaggtgtgggaaggctaaatgatgattaggggaataggaacagctgggagcaggaacggaacgatagagagaagagagagcgagagagtgagagagggagggggagagagagggatagaaagagggaaagaacctaataagaccagcagagggaaacgaatagaatggggagcacagggacaagacatgataataaatgacaaaacatgacagtcgtTTTACGATCCCAttaccaattgtgctattatgtatGTTTTTTCGTGTTATTTTGAACCTAATGTTTCTGCCATTGTGTCTTATGACCGAAAAAAAACTTCTAGATGTCAGAACAGCGATTTCTCACCCCATGCTGGAGGAATACTTTTTCTTCAACGAGAAGGATGGGATGGATTTATTTCAGACGCCTGACAAgaccctcatccccgtcattcagaggagaaagagacaggggtattGGGGACGAAGGtctgggtgccttgtaaggagGGTAGTCTacctttaccatcggtcctattagccaacatACAATCAATCGATAATAAAATAGACAAacactaaaaccgcactcaatgagctgtatacggccataagcaaacaggaaaatgctcatccagaggcggtgctcctagtggccggggacattaatgcagggaaactcaaaTCCGTTTGGTCTCATTTCTACCagtatgttaaatgtgcaaccagatggAAAACAACTCTACACCACATTTACTCCAAACACAgggacacgtacaaagctctccctcgccctccatttggcaaatctgaccttaattctatcctcctgattcctgcttacaagcaaaaactaaagcagaaagcatcagtgactcggtcaatTAGAAAgtgttcagatgaagcagattctaagctacaggactgttttgctagcacagactggaatatgttccgggattcttccgatgacattgaggagtacaccacatcagtcactggcttcatcaataagtgcatcgatgacgtcgtccccacagtgactgtacgtacataccccaaccagaagccatggaatacaggcaacatccacacttaGCTAAAGGGTAgaactgctgctttcaaggagcgggactctaacccggaagcttttAAAAAATcttgctatgccctccgacaaaccattaaaatggcaaagcgtcaatacaggactaagattggaTCGTACTGCACTGGCTCTGATGCTCgcaggatgtggcagggcttgaaaactaatacagactacaaagggaagcacagccgtgagctgcccagtgacacgagcctaccagacgatcTATAATATTTATATGCTTGCTTCGAGGAAAGTAACATTGAAGAATGCataagagcatcagctgttccgtaggactggctcaaacgcaataagaaagaaagaaactccacaaattaacttttaacaaggcacatttGTTAATTGGGAAAGGGGTACCGCTAGTGCCCGGCCTCggcaacatccggtgaaattgcagagcgcgaaagtCAAAATACAAAAGTAGTAATATtaaaaatgaatgaaaacactGTAGTTTTAAACACCATTCTTTAGCTTCGAATCTTGGTAATCGAACCACTTTGTCCGATTTacaaaaggctttacggcaaaagcatagCATTTGATCGTCTGAGGACAGCGCCTCACTCAGTTCCTGCATTAACATAAATTCATAACCTGCACAGGTGTCACAAAACTCAAAAacagcgataaaataaatcacttaccgtTGCAGATCTTCATCTTtttgcaatccaaagggtcccagttacacaataatgGTCtctttgttcaataaagtcctttatttccatttatttggcacgtttgattcagaaatacacctgttccaactcgcccaacatgcctaCAAAGGAATCTAAAAAGTTACCGgtaaactttgtccaaacaattcaaacaatgtttctaatccaacttcaggtaccctaatatgtaaataatcgatcgaaattcacccaatttattgtgggaagcttgtggaatgctacccgaaacgtttgacccaagttaaaccatttaaaggcaatgctaccaaatactaattgagtgtatgtaaacttctgacccactgagaatgtgatgaaagaaataaaagctgaaataaatcattctctctactattattctgacatttcacattcttaaaatgaagtggtgatcctaactgacctaaaacaggtatttttttactaggattaaatgtaaagaattgtttaaatgtatttggctaaggtgtatggaaaCTGGGTATCTACAAGGCCATGAATAGGCAGCGCTGTGGATTGGCATTTCCCTGTTAACTCTATTGAAGACACATTTTAAATGAAGAAGTTAGACATAACATTTGTGTCATTGCTTATTATTTTCTCACAGGGAGTAGTTGTTTTAGATTAGCTGAATGTTTACTGAGGTTTGTATTTAAATAGGACAACCCATATGTATGAGAGCTGTTTTGGTATCTTCCCTGTATAAAGGGGGTGGGCACAAGGGGCGGTCGGCcgaggagagagccagagaccgtCTGGGAGTTGATGGAGCAGTTTGAGGAGGGATATCGGAGGGGGATGTTGGTTAGGAGTATTCTGCAGTGCAGGCGTCCTGAAGAGCGTGTCATCAGTCCGGTGaaacctgtgccggctccacgcaacAGGCCTCCAGTGCGCGTTCCCAGCTTGGTACATCCTGTGTCGGCTCCCTGCACTCGCCCTGAGAAATGTGTCATCAGTCCGGTGAAACATGTGCCGGCACCACACGCCAGGCCTCCAGTTCGCCTTCCcagcccggtacgtcctgtgccggctccccgcactcgccccgAAGAGCATGTCACCACTCCATTGCAACCTGCGCCGGCTCCATGCACCAATTCTACAGTGCGCCTTCCCAGcctggtacgtcctgtgccatCTCCCCGCACCAGGCCGCCAGTGCGCTTCCCAAGCCCAGTATGTCTGGTGCCGGCTCCCCACACCAGggctccagtgcgcctccacagcccgGTACGTCCAGTGCCGGCTCCCCGCACTCGGTGTACAGTCCGGAGTCTCCAGCGATGGTCTACGGTCCGGAGCCTCCacagacggtccacggtccggagaCTCCAGTGACGGTCTACAGCCCGGAACCTCCAGCaacggttcacagtccagagcttccagcgacTGTTCACGGTCCACAGCTTCCAGTGACGGTCCACGGTCCACTGCTTCCAGTGACGGTCCACGGCCCAGAGCTTCCTGTGTCGGTGCCATGGTCGGAGCCTTCcactgcgccggtgcccagtccggcCATGgcatccagtcccgctccatggccggagccttcctctgcccCGGTGCTCAGTTtgggcacggcgtccagtcccgctccatggccggagcattcctctgcgccggtgctcAGTTcgggcacggcgtccagtcccgctccacgGCCGGAGcattcctctgcgccggtgctcATTTCGGGCACGGTGTTCAGTCCCGCTCCacggccggagccttcctctgcgcagGTGCTCAGTTCgtgcacggcgtccagtcccgctccatggccggagccttcctctgcgccggtgcgcAGTGTTTCCCTGACACCAACTCAGTCAGTGCTCAACTGCTAGATGAACTTAATGCACTCCTCCAAGGAGGAACAACCATCCCTGGTGCAAGAAaggttgagaaacactgttaCACCACACAGGTCATGTGTTCACTccgtggtggaaaaagtaccaaattgtcacacttgagtaaatgtaaaatgccttcatagaaaatgactcaataaaagtgaaagtcacccagcaaaatactgcttgagtaaaagtcaaagtatttggCTTTAAATAtcctgtaaatgtaattgcaaaaatatactgAAGTATCAACAGTATGAATCATTTcctattccttatattaagcaaaccagacagcaccattttcttttCTTTCATATAAAAGATTGTGTCCAACAATTAGACATCATTTCCAAATTAagaatttgtgtttagtgagtctgccagatcagaggcagtagagatgactagggatgttatcttgttaagtgtgtgaattggaccattttcctgtccagctaagcattcaaaatgtaattagTACATTTGGGGAaaagtatggagtaaaaagtattttcttgttgtcaaaaatataaatagtaaagtacagataccccaaaacatTACACCACTGTGTTGACTTTGAGCGTTCTAattttatataactaggcaagtcagtt encodes:
- the LOC124019361 gene encoding flocculation protein FLO11-like, producing the protein MCHQSGETCAGTTRQASSSPSQPGTSCAGSPHSPRRACHHSIATCAGSMHQFYSAPSQPGTSCAISPHQAASALPKPSMSGAGSPHQGSSAPPQPGTSSAGSPHSVYSPESPAMVYGPEPPQTVHGPETPVTVYSPEPPATVHSPELPATVHGPQLPVTVHGPLLPVTVHGPELPVSVPWSEPSTAPVPSPAMASSPAPWPEPSSAPVLSLGTASSPAPWPEHSSAPVLSSGTASSPAPRPEHSSAPVLISGTVFSPAPRPEPSSAQVLSSCTASSPAPWPEPSSAPVRSVSLTPTQSVLNC